The following coding sequences lie in one Candidatus Diapherotrites archaeon genomic window:
- the mgtA gene encoding magnesium-translocating P-type ATPase gives MNENYYSLGKEELLRKLSCSEYGLSSQEANKRLEEYGLNDISLKDKRSTIEIFLSQFKSPLILILLGATVIAGILGDPQDALIILGIVVINACLSFYQEFKSEKALAELRKYISFKAKVLRDGQEIELDVRELVPGDIVFLEIGDIVPADLRLIKAEDLTLNESVVTGESFPVHKIIEIINIPNTQLSQQKNIAFMGTSVAGGEGKGIVIATGERTEFGRTANILSAKEPPTDFQKSIKKFGNFLIKIILLLTIFVFASNYLLGKNLLESFLFALALAVGIAPELLPIIITISLSAGAVHLAKKKVIVKRLVSIEDLGNIDVLCMDKTGTLTENQITLENYFDFKGIKSRELIELGLICNSAIIEKSKARGNVIDVAIWDYAKKEGITPEKFTKIKAIEFDYERRRMSFVIEKSGKRFLVCKGGPESIVSVCISVQNGSQLIPVKEYEKELIQKFRELSNEGFRVIAIATKEIEKKKSYGIEDEKELTFKGFIAFLDPPKKTAIQSLKEFQNLNVELKVLTGDNELVTEEIGREIGLKIKGKIILGSEIEKMNEIEFLKAIEENNIFARITPEQKYRIVEGLGKRGHIVGFLGDGVNDAPALKAADVGITVDSAVDVAKDSADIILLKKSLMVIADGIKQGRKTFGNIIKYIFNTISANFGNMFTLAFSSLFLKFIPLLPSQILLANLVSDIPLITVSTDNVDEDYLHNPKRWNIKTISNFMVYFGIISSVFDFITIGFLMFIVGADAAIFRTAWFLESVLSEIIVTFAIRTKRSFWQSHPSKVLIYSSIAAMILTIALVYSPLAFLFRFESLAVPVLVSIGVILLAYFLLVEGAKKKFFQKHEI, from the coding sequence ATGAATGAAAACTATTATTCTTTGGGCAAAGAGGAATTATTAAGGAAGCTGAGCTGTTCCGAGTACGGCTTAAGCTCGCAGGAAGCAAATAAAAGGCTTGAAGAGTATGGCCTTAATGACATTTCATTGAAAGACAAGAGGAGCACAATTGAAATTTTCCTTTCCCAGTTCAAAAGTCCACTAATTTTAATCCTGCTTGGGGCAACAGTGATTGCAGGCATTTTGGGCGACCCACAGGACGCACTAATAATTTTAGGGATTGTTGTAATTAACGCCTGCCTGAGCTTCTACCAGGAATTCAAGAGCGAGAAAGCACTGGCAGAATTAAGGAAATACATTTCTTTCAAGGCAAAAGTATTGCGCGACGGCCAAGAAATTGAATTGGATGTAAGGGAGCTTGTGCCAGGAGACATTGTCTTCCTTGAAATAGGCGACATTGTGCCTGCAGACCTAAGGCTAATTAAAGCTGAAGATTTAACCTTGAACGAATCAGTTGTCACGGGAGAATCATTTCCAGTGCACAAAATAATTGAAATAATTAATATTCCCAATACTCAGCTTTCACAGCAGAAAAACATTGCCTTCATGGGCACAAGTGTTGCAGGCGGAGAAGGAAAAGGCATTGTAATTGCAACAGGCGAAAGAACAGAGTTTGGCAGGACAGCAAACATCTTGAGCGCAAAAGAGCCTCCCACAGACTTCCAGAAAAGCATCAAGAAGTTCGGGAACTTCCTCATAAAAATAATTTTACTTCTTACAATATTTGTTTTTGCTTCAAATTACCTGCTCGGAAAAAATTTACTGGAATCTTTCCTTTTTGCTCTTGCACTGGCAGTGGGAATTGCCCCAGAACTCCTACCAATAATAATTACAATATCCTTGTCTGCAGGGGCAGTTCATTTAGCCAAAAAAAAGGTGATAGTGAAAAGGCTTGTGTCCATAGAAGACTTGGGGAACATTGATGTATTATGCATGGACAAGACAGGCACTCTCACAGAAAACCAGATTACCCTGGAGAATTACTTTGATTTTAAAGGAATAAAGTCAAGGGAATTAATTGAATTAGGCCTAATATGCAATTCAGCAATAATTGAGAAAAGTAAAGCAAGGGGAAATGTCATTGATGTTGCAATATGGGATTATGCAAAAAAAGAAGGCATTACACCTGAAAAATTCACTAAAATAAAGGCAATTGAGTTTGACTATGAAAGAAGGAGGATGAGCTTTGTAATAGAGAAAAGCGGCAAAAGGTTTCTGGTTTGCAAGGGAGGCCCCGAATCAATTGTAAGCGTTTGCATTTCAGTGCAGAATGGAAGCCAGTTAATTCCAGTAAAAGAATATGAAAAAGAATTAATTCAAAAATTCCGTGAATTAAGCAATGAAGGATTCAGGGTAATTGCAATAGCAACAAAAGAAATCGAAAAGAAAAAAAGTTATGGAATAGAAGACGAAAAAGAATTGACCTTTAAGGGATTTATTGCCTTCTTGGATCCGCCCAAAAAGACCGCAATCCAGTCCCTAAAAGAATTCCAGAATTTAAATGTTGAATTAAAGGTTCTCACAGGAGACAACGAATTAGTCACAGAGGAAATAGGCAGGGAAATCGGGCTGAAAATAAAAGGAAAAATTATTCTAGGATCAGAAATAGAGAAAATGAATGAAATCGAATTCCTGAAGGCAATAGAAGAAAACAATATCTTTGCAAGGATAACCCCAGAACAGAAATACAGGATTGTTGAAGGCCTTGGAAAGAGAGGCCACATAGTAGGCTTTTTGGGAGACGGAGTGAATGATGCTCCAGCGCTTAAAGCTGCTGATGTAGGCATTACGGTTGACTCTGCAGTAGACGTAGCAAAAGACAGCGCAGACATAATCCTCCTCAAGAAAAGCCTTATGGTGATAGCTGACGGCATAAAACAGGGAAGAAAGACCTTCGGGAACATAATAAAATACATATTTAATACAATAAGCGCAAACTTCGGCAACATGTTCACTTTGGCTTTCTCTTCTTTATTCCTTAAGTTTATTCCGTTGCTTCCAAGCCAAATCCTTCTTGCAAACCTTGTTTCTGATATACCATTAATTACTGTCTCAACAGATAATGTGGACGAAGATTACCTGCACAATCCCAAGAGATGGAACATAAAAACAATAAGCAATTTCATGGTTTACTTTGGAATAATAAGTTCTGTCTTTGATTTTATTACAATCGGCTTTCTTATGTTCATTGTAGGGGCGGACGCAGCAATATTCAGGACTGCATGGTTCCTTGAGTCAGTGCTCTCAGAAATAATTGTTACCTTCGCCATAAGGACTAAAAGGAGCTTCTGGCAGTCGCATCCAAGCAAGGTGCTAATCTACTCCTCAATAGCAGCAATGATTCTTACAATTGCATTAGTTTATTCTCCCCTCGCTTTCCTGTTCAGGTTCGAGAGCCTTGCAGTGCCAGTGCTTGTATCCATAGGCGTAATTCTTTTAGCTTACTTCCTTTTGGTTGAAGGAGCAAAAAAGAAATTCTTCCAAAAGCACGAAATATGA
- a CDS encoding MscL family protein, giving the protein MKQWQQKKPEEKKKSFIQEFMEFIKKYQIIGLAIAFIMGGAAQKLITAFVTDIISPLLAIFLGKANFEQFKVTVLGANFLVGALITALIDFLVVALVIFIVIKYAIREAK; this is encoded by the coding sequence GTGAAGCAATGGCAGCAAAAAAAGCCAGAGGAAAAAAAGAAGTCTTTCATTCAGGAGTTCATGGAATTCATTAAGAAGTACCAAATCATAGGCCTTGCAATTGCTTTCATTATGGGCGGAGCAGCACAGAAGCTCATTACAGCATTTGTAACAGATATTATTAGCCCGCTGCTTGCGATATTCCTGGGAAAAGCAAACTTCGAGCAGTTCAAGGTGACAGTTTTAGGGGCAAACTTTCTGGTTGGCGCATTGATTACAGCATTAATCGACTTCCTTGTTGTAGCACTGGTAATATTCATTGTAATAAAGTACGCAATAAGAGAGGCAAAGTAA
- the ppdK gene encoding pyruvate, phosphate dikinase: MKKYIYFFSEGNAGMKELLGGKGANLCEMTSLGLPVPQGFIVSTEACVEFFEKGGKMPEGLAEQIERALSQLEQKTKKSFGAKKNPLLVSVRSGARASMPGMMDTVLNLGLNSNTVKVLAMESGNEGFAFNCFRRLIQMFGDVGLGVKHEKFEEIIQETKKKSGKKIDSELNAEDWKAITKKFMELVKKEKRKQFPEDPKEQLMLAVKAVFNSWNTPRAIAYRKANNIPDNWGTAVSIQEMVFGNLGEESATGVAFTRNPITGEKELFGEYLTNAQGEDVVAGIRTPNPINELEKEFPVIFEQLKNYCGLLEKHFREMQDLEFTIEKGKLFMLQTRKGKRTANAAVRIAVEMVKEGLITEKEALLRIEPSSLNQLMHKTIDSKQGGDAIAQGIPASPGAASGKVVFTAGEAEEKSKKEKVILVRNETTPEDIHGMIAAQGILTTRGGNTAHAAIVARGMGKPCIVGCEEIKINLKEKSFSAKNYTVKDGDLISIDGTTGNVFLGQANLIEPKPSEFFQSILSWADKYRRLGLRANADTPKDALKAFELGAQGIGLCRTEHMFFAPERLPLVQEMIMSNSTEERKKFLAELEKMQKQDFIEIFKAMKGFPVTIRLIDPPLHEFLPQREQLIEEINAIKNEQNKNKEKELELHEKELLLKKVNELHEANPMLGLRGCRLGILYPEIIEMQVQAITEAAVQLKKEGLIVKPEIMIPLVGHANELKLCREITEKKINEVLERNKTGMEIPIGTMIELPRAALTADEIAEHAEFFSFGTNDLTQTTYGLSRDDAEGKFLFYYIDKKILPLSPFVSIDREGVGKLMRMGVELGRKKNPKLKIGICGEHGGDPNSIEFCHSIGLDYVSCSPFRVPIARLAAAQAALKNY; encoded by the coding sequence ATGAAGAAGTACATTTATTTTTTTTCTGAAGGGAATGCGGGAATGAAAGAGCTCCTGGGAGGAAAGGGAGCCAACCTGTGCGAGATGACTTCATTAGGCCTGCCTGTCCCGCAAGGATTCATTGTTTCAACTGAGGCCTGCGTGGAATTCTTCGAGAAAGGCGGAAAAATGCCTGAAGGCCTGGCAGAACAGATTGAGAGGGCTTTAAGCCAATTAGAGCAGAAGACAAAAAAAAGTTTTGGAGCAAAAAAGAATCCATTGCTTGTGAGCGTGAGGAGCGGGGCAAGAGCCTCAATGCCTGGAATGATGGACACAGTATTAAATTTAGGCCTTAATTCCAATACAGTTAAAGTTCTTGCAATGGAATCGGGCAATGAAGGGTTTGCATTCAATTGCTTTAGAAGGCTTATCCAGATGTTCGGGGATGTAGGGCTTGGGGTAAAGCACGAGAAATTCGAGGAAATAATTCAGGAAACAAAAAAGAAAAGCGGGAAAAAGATTGACTCTGAATTGAACGCAGAGGACTGGAAGGCAATAACAAAAAAATTCATGGAATTAGTGAAGAAAGAGAAGAGAAAACAATTCCCTGAAGACCCTAAAGAGCAGTTAATGCTTGCAGTGAAGGCAGTGTTCAATTCCTGGAATACGCCGAGGGCAATTGCTTACAGGAAAGCAAATAATATCCCAGACAATTGGGGCACTGCAGTGAGCATACAGGAAATGGTTTTCGGGAATTTAGGAGAAGAATCTGCTACAGGTGTTGCATTCACCAGGAATCCAATTACAGGAGAAAAGGAATTGTTCGGGGAATATCTTACTAATGCGCAGGGCGAAGATGTCGTGGCAGGAATAAGGACTCCAAATCCTATAAACGAATTAGAGAAAGAGTTTCCTGTAATCTTTGAGCAGCTCAAGAATTACTGCGGGCTACTGGAAAAGCACTTCAGGGAAATGCAGGACTTGGAGTTCACAATAGAGAAAGGCAAATTATTTATGTTGCAGACAAGAAAGGGGAAAAGGACAGCAAATGCTGCTGTAAGAATTGCTGTAGAAATGGTGAAGGAAGGGCTCATAACAGAAAAAGAGGCATTGCTGAGAATTGAACCCTCTTCTTTGAACCAGTTAATGCACAAAACCATTGACTCTAAACAGGGTGGAGATGCAATAGCTCAAGGCATTCCTGCTTCTCCTGGCGCGGCCTCAGGAAAAGTTGTTTTTACTGCAGGGGAAGCAGAAGAAAAATCAAAAAAAGAAAAAGTAATTTTAGTCAGGAATGAGACAACGCCTGAAGACATTCACGGAATGATTGCAGCGCAGGGAATACTTACCACAAGGGGAGGAAATACGGCTCACGCGGCAATCGTGGCAAGGGGAATGGGCAAGCCCTGCATTGTTGGCTGCGAGGAAATAAAAATAAATTTAAAGGAAAAAAGTTTTTCTGCAAAGAATTATACTGTAAAAGATGGAGACCTAATTTCAATTGATGGAACAACAGGGAATGTCTTTTTAGGCCAAGCCAATTTGATTGAGCCAAAGCCTTCAGAATTCTTTCAGTCAATCCTCTCCTGGGCTGACAAGTACAGGAGGCTTGGGCTGAGGGCGAATGCTGACACTCCAAAGGATGCATTGAAGGCATTTGAATTGGGAGCCCAAGGAATAGGATTGTGCAGGACTGAACACATGTTTTTTGCTCCTGAAAGGCTGCCTTTAGTGCAGGAAATGATTATGAGCAATTCAACAGAAGAGAGAAAAAAGTTTTTGGCTGAACTCGAGAAAATGCAGAAGCAGGATTTCATTGAAATATTCAAGGCAATGAAAGGCTTCCCTGTGACAATAAGGCTTATTGACCCTCCATTGCACGAATTCCTTCCTCAAAGAGAGCAATTAATCGAAGAAATTAATGCAATCAAAAATGAACAAAACAAAAACAAAGAAAAGGAATTAGAATTGCACGAAAAAGAGCTGTTGTTAAAAAAAGTGAATGAATTGCATGAAGCCAACCCAATGCTTGGTCTGAGAGGATGCAGGCTTGGAATCCTTTACCCTGAAATAATTGAAATGCAAGTGCAGGCAATAACCGAAGCAGCAGTCCAACTAAAAAAAGAAGGCCTTATAGTAAAGCCTGAAATAATGATTCCTCTTGTAGGGCATGCAAACGAATTAAAGCTGTGCAGGGAGATAACAGAAAAGAAAATCAATGAAGTATTGGAAAGGAATAAGACTGGAATGGAGATTCCTATTGGCACAATGATTGAATTGCCTAGGGCAGCACTCACAGCAGACGAGATCGCAGAGCACGCTGAATTCTTTTCATTTGGAACAAATGATTTAACGCAGACAACTTACGGTCTCTCAAGGGACGACGCTGAAGGGAAATTCCTATTTTATTACATTGACAAGAAAATTCTGCCTTTGTCGCCTTTTGTTTCCATTGACCGCGAGGGAGTAGGCAAGCTAATGAGGATGGGAGTAGAATTAGGCAGGAAGAAGAATCCGAAACTGAAGATAGGCATCTGCGGAGAGCACGGGGGCGACCCTAACTCAATTGAATTCTGCCATAGCATAGGACTGGACTATGTAAGCTGCTCTCCTTTCAGGGTGCCAATAGCAAGGCTTGCAGCAGCACAGGCCGCATTGAAGAATTATTAA
- a CDS encoding S8 family serine peptidase: MNLITYTSFDLGAKIESKVIEELNVREEVRVIVILKDTVEIQGLKNSKRFGLLKEKIKGVQEQLLYSLPKNELKLIRKYKNINAIAGYLTKNGLAKFQASPFIERVYEDRIAYVSLSESVPLIKADLVQSSGITGLGQSVCVIDTGVDYRHVDLGNASCAITGSIISGVEAPNLVESSHPYSNYDNNTWTITRPGYENIAVHFTDINVEANYDFVYILDANNNIVQMFTGGYSNIWSISIPGDTIKVNLVANYSITDWGFKIDKDLNGTISSTWSNCGQVVNGFDFVNNDYNPMDDEGHGTHVSGIIASQNSTYKGVASGAKIVAAKVLDAQGKGFFSNVTSAIDWCIEHKSDFNIMAINMSLGDGGQYNNPSIQCDPYATAQAISAAVAQGIFVAVASGNEAYTNGISYPACASDATSVGAVYDADVGRKNWAPTCTDNSTYADKIVCFTNRDEILDLLAPGCSITSLKLGGGTVAYCGTSMAAPHVAGVAALMKQNNPSLTPGQIRDIMKSTGKSINDSSTGLTFPRVDANAAVNYPMEFVSITLIGFPVDFGSLNPGTNDNNALGNSSNQYLVQIDATTNVNVDLYQKGTDFNYGVETITVNNMSWNSTNNPLTATNMTTSYNLIQSNIAPDTNVNLYYWLDIPVGKIAGAYSSTISIKAVKTGSSP; the protein is encoded by the coding sequence TTGAATTTAATTACCTACACTTCTTTTGATTTAGGCGCAAAAATTGAATCAAAAGTAATTGAAGAATTAAATGTAAGAGAAGAGGTTAGAGTAATAGTAATATTAAAGGACACTGTAGAAATTCAAGGCTTAAAGAATTCAAAAAGATTTGGTTTATTAAAAGAAAAAATAAAAGGAGTGCAAGAACAATTGCTTTATTCTCTTCCAAAGAATGAATTAAAGTTAATTCGAAAATACAAGAATATTAATGCAATTGCAGGATATCTAACTAAAAATGGGCTGGCAAAATTTCAGGCTTCTCCTTTCATTGAAAGAGTCTATGAGGACAGAATTGCTTATGTTTCTCTCTCTGAAAGCGTTCCATTAATTAAGGCGGACTTAGTTCAAAGTAGTGGCATAACAGGTTTAGGTCAAAGTGTCTGCGTAATAGACACTGGAGTTGATTACAGGCATGTTGATTTAGGTAATGCAAGTTGTGCTATAACTGGCAGTATAATAAGTGGCGTGGAAGCACCAAATTTAGTTGAATCCTCTCATCCTTATTCAAATTATGATAATAATACTTGGACAATCACAAGGCCTGGTTATGAAAACATTGCAGTTCATTTCACTGACATAAATGTAGAAGCAAATTATGATTTTGTATATATTTTAGATGCAAACAACAATATTGTTCAAATGTTTACTGGAGGCTATAGTAATATTTGGAGTATTTCAATTCCAGGAGACACAATTAAAGTTAATTTAGTAGCTAATTATTCAATCACAGATTGGGGCTTTAAAATTGATAAAGATTTAAATGGAACAATTAGTTCAACTTGGAGCAATTGTGGACAAGTAGTTAATGGATTTGATTTTGTTAATAACGATTACAATCCCATGGATGACGAAGGACACGGAACTCATGTTTCAGGAATAATTGCATCACAGAATTCAACTTATAAAGGAGTTGCTTCAGGAGCAAAGATAGTTGCAGCAAAGGTTTTAGATGCTCAAGGCAAAGGTTTTTTTTCAAATGTTACGAGTGCAATTGATTGGTGTATTGAGCACAAAAGTGACTTTAATATTATGGCAATCAACATGAGTTTAGGTGATGGAGGCCAATACAATAATCCTTCAATTCAATGTGATCCTTATGCTACAGCTCAAGCAATTTCTGCTGCAGTAGCCCAAGGAATTTTTGTTGCAGTTGCTTCTGGAAATGAGGCTTACACTAATGGCATTTCTTATCCTGCGTGTGCTTCTGATGCAACTTCAGTTGGAGCTGTCTATGATGCGGATGTTGGGAGAAAAAACTGGGCTCCAACCTGTACAGATAATTCAACTTATGCAGACAAAATCGTTTGTTTTACTAACAGGGATGAAATCCTTGATTTATTGGCTCCGGGTTGTTCAATTACATCTTTAAAGCTTGGCGGAGGCACAGTTGCATATTGCGGAACTTCAATGGCTGCACCGCACGTTGCAGGGGTTGCTGCTTTAATGAAGCAGAATAATCCTTCTTTAACTCCAGGACAAATTAGAGACATAATGAAGAGCACTGGGAAAAGCATTAATGATTCTAGCACAGGTTTAACTTTTCCTAGAGTTGACGCAAATGCTGCAGTGAATTATCCAATGGAATTCGTTAGTATTACCTTGATTGGTTTTCCAGTTGATTTTGGAAGCCTGAATCCAGGAACAAATGATAATAATGCTTTAGGCAATTCAAGTAATCAATACCTTGTACAAATTGATGCAACAACAAATGTAAATGTTGATTTATATCAAAAGGGGACAGATTTTAATTATGGAGTTGAAACAATTACAGTAAACAACATGAGCTGGAATTCTACAAATAATCCATTAACTGCAACAAATATGACTACTTCCTATAATTTAATTCAATCAAATATTGCTCCAGACACAAACGTAAACTTGTATTACTGGTTAGACATTCCAGTAGGAAAAATTGCTGGAGCTTATTCTTCAACAATTTCAATTAAAGCAGTAAAAACAGGAAGCAGCCCTTGA
- a CDS encoding DJ-1/PfpI family protein produces MAKKAVFVISPKDFRDEELFFTKEELEKKGIKTVIASLKTGECIGMRGGKANSEITINQINSKDFDAIIFVGGSGASVYFDNNMVLKIAREFAEKNKIVAAICIAPSTLANAGLLKGKKATSFQSEAANLKEKGAIVTGEPVTVDGKIITANGPGAAREFGRKIADALK; encoded by the coding sequence ATGGCCAAGAAAGCTGTTTTTGTGATTTCCCCAAAAGATTTCAGGGACGAAGAATTGTTTTTTACTAAAGAGGAACTGGAGAAAAAAGGAATCAAGACTGTTATTGCCTCCCTCAAGACAGGCGAATGCATTGGAATGCGCGGGGGGAAAGCAAATTCTGAAATCACAATAAACCAGATTAATTCAAAGGATTTTGATGCAATCATATTTGTTGGAGGCTCAGGGGCTTCAGTCTACTTTGACAACAACATGGTGTTAAAGATTGCAAGGGAATTCGCTGAAAAAAACAAGATTGTTGCAGCCATATGCATTGCCCCAAGCACTCTTGCAAACGCGGGCCTCCTTAAAGGAAAAAAGGCAACTTCCTTCCAAAGCGAGGCAGCCAACCTGAAGGAAAAGGGGGCAATAGTCACAGGAGAGCCTGTTACAGTTGACGGAAAAATAATTACTGCTAATGGACCTGGAGCCGCAAGAGAATTTGGAAGAAAAATTGCTGACGCGCTAAAATGA
- a CDS encoding DUF6485 family protein, which yields MECRQKINLKKCTCTYPNCSRKGLCCECIRHHRENNELPGCLFSKEAEKSYDRSLEAFLKDQR from the coding sequence ATGGAATGCAGGCAGAAAATTAACTTAAAGAAATGCACTTGCACTTACCCTAATTGCTCTAGGAAAGGCTTATGCTGTGAGTGCATAAGGCACCACAGGGAAAATAATGAATTGCCGGGCTGCCTTTTCTCTAAAGAGGCAGAAAAATCTTATGACAGAAGCTTGGAAGCATTTTTGAAGGATCAGAGATAA
- a CDS encoding RIO1 family regulatory kinase/ATPase translates to MPEDYLKEKGLHLIKKISKGHSSEVFLVEDSKKKKFALKIEKKTSTRYRMAEREAENLKLANSFSIGPKLIDFDLSKRIILMEFIEGKTFSEWLFKENPSRKTLKKFIGKLLLQARKLDGLGLDHGQLAGKGKNILVRKNLPVIIDFEKASRDRKCHNFNQLHSFLFRNPNSAITKKVKKISGNSIN, encoded by the coding sequence TTGCCTGAAGATTACCTGAAAGAGAAAGGATTGCATTTAATTAAAAAAATCTCTAAAGGCCATTCCTCTGAGGTTTTTCTTGTTGAAGATTCAAAGAAGAAAAAGTTTGCGCTGAAGATAGAGAAAAAGACTTCAACTCGCTATAGGATGGCTGAAAGAGAGGCAGAGAATTTGAAGCTTGCGAACTCTTTTTCTATTGGCCCTAAACTTATTGATTTTGATTTAAGCAAGAGAATTATTTTAATGGAATTCATTGAAGGGAAAACTTTTTCTGAATGGCTGTTCAAGGAAAACCCTTCAAGGAAAACCTTGAAGAAATTCATTGGGAAACTCCTATTACAAGCAAGGAAACTAGATGGATTGGGTTTGGACCACGGCCAGCTTGCAGGAAAAGGAAAGAATATTCTTGTGAGAAAAAATTTGCCTGTAATAATCGACTTTGAGAAGGCCTCCAGGGACAGGAAGTGCCATAACTTCAATCAATTGCACTCTTTTCTCTTCAGGAACCCTAATTCTGCAATAACAAAAAAAGTGAAGAAAATATCAGGGAATTCAATTAATTGA